The genomic DNA TGATGGAGGCTATACGCTGGCCGGAGCAACGCAGCAGGGCTATGTCAGGTTGTACGTAAACAGCGGCCATCAAGAGAGCAATGTCGTCCAACTTGATTTGACGGGGCAAGTTCGCTCCCTCTATGAGACGGCGGGCGGAGGTTATATATTGGGAACTTCCCAAGGCGTATATCAGACAGATTCAGATGGGAATATATTGCGGGTTTATGAGGTCAGCGGTCTGGATAAGGCCATTCCGACTTCAGACGGTAACGCCGTCGTTCTCGTGGAAGGAAGAATCATCAAGCTCGGCAGCGTCCAGTCTTTACAGCTGGACTCCAGCGAGTATAGCGTGAACATCGGGCAGCCGATCGATGTGATCGTGACTTATTTCGAAGGAGCTACGCCGCTTAATGTTACCAAGGAGAGTTCGTTCCGCACTAGCGATCCATCGATTGCATATGTGGATGAGGAAGGGAACCTCATTGGCGTGAAGCGGGGGCGGACAATGTTAACGGTGACCTATAATGGACTTGAAGCCCAAGCGGCTGTTGATGTGTATTAATAGTGCCAAAGCCAAGGAAGTGTTAAAGAATGGAGGAATAAGATGACATTAGCACTCCGGTTGAGAAAAGTGTACGGCTTGCTCGTATTGGCTGCGGTCCTTGTGGCAAGCTTCGCGTCTGAAACGGCAATGGCTGCAAGCGGGCACGAGCCAGTCCAGGAATGGGAGCTTGATTTTAGCGGCACCGGCATAAAGATATTCGAGATCTACGAGACGGATCAGGGTTATACGATCATCGGAACGAAAAATAAACAGCAAGCCTTTTTGGCCAGGTTGAACGCAGAAGGCAGCGTCATGTGGGAGAAAACGCTGGATCTCCGAACCAGCGAGGGGGATCAAGTCATTGTCACAGCTGCGCATTATACGCGCGACGGGGAATACCTGCTTGGCGGCACGGTCCCTGGATATGATTCCTATTATTATATAGCCCGGACGGATGCGGATGGGATTATCCTCTGGGAGAAGGAAGAGTTCAGCCGCGATTATGTCGAATTTAATGAGATTCGGGAGACATTCGATCAGGGAATTATTTATTCTTATAATTCGGGCCAGTCCACTGCCTACATGGTGAAGCTTGACGCCACAGGGAATGACCAGTGGAAAAATGAGCTTGCCATGACGAAATACGACCCTCACGTATCCATAGAATCCGTTCGTCCGGCGGCAGATGGCGGCTACATTGCCGGGGCTTTCCGCAGCGGCAGTTATATGCTATGGAAGCTGAGCGCCTCGGGTCAATCTGAATGGATCAACTATTATGGCGACGGGATCGGGTGGGCCGTACCTGCGCCAAATAACGGCTATGCCATCGTTAATTATGATCGCTGGCTCAATCAATCCGTTCTGATCATAGGCCATTTCAATGGGCAGCAGTTGACCAAGGAGCTCGGCATGAACGGCACAGCAAGGTCAATTGAGTCGGCGCTGGCCGGCGGTTACCTGATCGGCCTCTCCAATGCGGTTATTGCCTGCGATGCACAGGGGAACGTAACATGGAGCAAGCCGGCAAGCCTGTTGACAAAAGCGCTGCCGACGCATGACGGTGGAGCCGTATATATCGCCTCGTATGAGAAGGTGGTAAAGCTTACGGGCAGTTCCGGACTCTAACCGAATTTCGAACAACGATCAAACACGATACCTAGCAACAGCGAGAACAGTCCCTATCATTCTTATATCCCGGAGGAGAGAATTATGAAGTACGCTTCAATGACTGATGTAAGCCGAAGAGTGGTTCTATGCCTGCTTGCTGCTGCGCTGATTTCCCTATGGCCGTCCGCTTTGCATGCGGCGACCTCCTCTGACGAACCGCCGATCGTGGAGTGGAGCCATAAGTATAGCGGTTATACCAAGATTTTTCATCTAAATGAAACGGAAAGCGGATATGATTTGGCAGGGGTGGCTTTAAGGGACGCGGTGAATTTATCGAAGGTGGATCAATCCGGGCTGCTTCAGGGCAGCAGAACGTTTTACTTAACTGGAGATAACGGTAAACGCGTTGCGATTACGTCGGCGACCCCTACCCGGGACGGCGGGTTTATTCTAAGCGGAACCTATCCCGAATTTTATTATTTCGACTGGATTCCTTATGTGACCAAGGTCAATCCTTCCGGAGAAGTGGAATGGAGCAAGGATTTGGCCAGAGATGTGGGTTACGCCGAGCTGTATGATATTCGGGAGAATCCCGATGGCAGCTACATTTACGCTGCAGTGAATTCAGGTGAACCGATGACCCTCGTTGCTGGCAAATGGAATGAACACGGTCAGCCCGTTTGGGAAACGACGCTAAAGACCGGCAGCTTCGTTGAATTATGGAATATGGATACGCTATCGATCGAGCAGTCGCCCCAGGGCTATTATTTAGTAATAGGCTGTAATCGCGGAAAGCTGGACATTTGGAATTTAAACGGGGCGGGGGATGTGATCTGGACGAAAAGTTATGGCGGCGTCAAGCCTTCTGTTGGCATTCCTCTCAAGAATGGCGGATATGCCATAGCTTCTTCCGATTATTTTACGGATATGACATTAACGCTTACGGACGCGCGGGGTGAGACGCTGTGGACTCAGAACTACGGGGTTCAGGGCAAGGTTCTATCCGTGGAGCAGCTCGATGATGGCGGATACTTGATCGGAACGGTAAAAGGAGCGGTAAAGACGGATGAGGAAGGCAGACTCGAGTGGGCAAAAACGGATGTGGATCGGGTACTCCGGGTTGCCGCTACCCGTGAAGGTGCCGTAATAGTGCTTACAGAATACGGCAACATGATTAAGCTGTCTGCACCACCGCGATCCGAAAAAGTCAAATCCTTAGCCTTTGATTCGGACAGCTATAGCCTGAGCATCGGCCAAACGCTGGATACAGTGGTCACCGCTGTATACGGTCAGGGGGAGGTTCACAATGTCAGCGGGCAAGTTCGGTATTCTTCCGCAGACCCCGATATCGTTGCCATAGACTCCGTTGGCAACATTACAGGGCTGCGGCATGGCGTCACAACGATCAGCGCCGAGTTGTCCGGGGTGAAGACCAGTGCAGAAGTATATGTTTACGGCTCTGTACCGATAGACCGGCTGCAGCTGGATTCCGGAGAATACAGTCTGATCGTGGGCCAGACGCTGGATTTGGCCGTGATTTACAATCGAGGCGGGCAGCACCGTATGACCGTTACCCGGGATAGCGTTATCACGGTATCTGATTCAACGATTGTTGCTATAGATCCCGAGGGGAATATGACCGGCATAAGAGAGGGACGGACGAGCGTTACCGCTACTTATGAGGGATTGGAAGCCATGGCAGTCGTTGTGGTATACAAGTGAAATAAGCCCATCGTTTGTTCGCATTGGACAAACGATGGGCTTATTTTTAGCTGGGCGCAGATTTACTGCTTAATGGTGCAAATGCTGGAGCGTATTTTATTTGCCGCTGGTTTTGTCGTCGTCGACGAACGCCACGGGCTTGCCTACCCATTCATCGGCTTGCGGCTCAATGTCTACGCCGCTTTCGATTTTTTTCTTCTCGGCCAAGGAATCGCCTTTCTCGTCAAGCTTGTTGCGGATTTGATCCTCAGATTGGTGATCCATTATGGTAGCCTCCTTCTTTTCGGCATAATTGATTCTGTCCCTATTTATAGTTACCCTTAACCGGGCATTACAAACATGATCCGTAAGAAGAGCGCAGCGAATCGATAAGGAGCTCCATGAACTGTTTAGCCCCGACAGATAAAGACATATCTCGCCGTGTCGCCACGGAAATAGAGCGCAAGGGGATCGGCTCGGCGATTTGCAGCTCGAACAGCGTCTCGTCGCGCAGCTCCTCGGCAGCAAAGGCGCGGGCGACGAAGGCGGCTCCATAACCGCGCTTGGCGAACTCGATCAGCATATCCAGGCTCCCAAGCTCGATGTCGACCTGAGCTTCGATCCCGTAATCATGAAGCCATTTCTCCACGAAATGCCGCGTGCTGCTGTCTTTGGAGAACAAGAGCAGGGGAATATGGTTTAGCCCGCTGGCGGTCATCTTCTGTCCGGCGAAATGGCGGTAGGCAGGTCCGACGACGAAAACATGCTGCTGTGAAATAAGATGGTTGGAGACCAGCCTATCGTCGCTGAGCGGCAAGTGAACCAGTCCGATATCGATCTGACCGTCAAGAAGCTGGCTTTGAATGTCGCTGCTCTTTCCTTGGGATAAACGAATTCGGACATCCGGATACCGGCTGTGATACTCATCCAATGCCGGCAGAAGAAGATGTTTGATCATCGGTCCGCTGGCGCCGACGCGAAGCTCGCCGCTTGATAAATTTTTAAGGTTGGCAATTTTCTCTTCCCCTGCTTTGAGCAGCGCGAAGGATTGCTCGACATACTCAAGCAAGGCGCTGCCCTCCGGTGTCAGCTGTACGCCTTTGGAGAGCCGGTCGAACAATTTGACTTCGAGGCGTGATTCCAGCTGCTTGATGGCGTAGCTGACCGAAGGCTGCGTAATATGCAGCTGCTGGGCAGCTTTGGTCAAGTTGCCGAGGCGCGCGGTATGCAGGAAAATGCGATACAGCTCGATGTTGACTTGATTCATTGGAGCCATTGGATCCATTTGCGCTTCTCCTTCTAGATCTATTTTGTTCATACCGTTCAAAT from Paenibacillus woosongensis includes the following:
- a CDS encoding LysR family transcriptional regulator; translated protein: MDPMAPMNQVNIELYRIFLHTARLGNLTKAAQQLHITQPSVSYAIKQLESRLEVKLFDRLSKGVQLTPEGSALLEYVEQSFALLKAGEEKIANLKNLSSGELRVGASGPMIKHLLLPALDEYHSRYPDVRIRLSQGKSSDIQSQLLDGQIDIGLVHLPLSDDRLVSNHLISQQHVFVVGPAYRHFAGQKMTASGLNHIPLLLFSKDSSTRHFVEKWLHDYGIEAQVDIELGSLDMLIEFAKRGYGAAFVARAFAAEELRDETLFELQIAEPIPLRSISVATRRDMSLSVGAKQFMELLIDSLRSSYGSCL
- a CDS encoding Ig-like domain-containing protein, translating into MKYASMTDVSRRVVLCLLAAALISLWPSALHAATSSDEPPIVEWSHKYSGYTKIFHLNETESGYDLAGVALRDAVNLSKVDQSGLLQGSRTFYLTGDNGKRVAITSATPTRDGGFILSGTYPEFYYFDWIPYVTKVNPSGEVEWSKDLARDVGYAELYDIRENPDGSYIYAAVNSGEPMTLVAGKWNEHGQPVWETTLKTGSFVELWNMDTLSIEQSPQGYYLVIGCNRGKLDIWNLNGAGDVIWTKSYGGVKPSVGIPLKNGGYAIASSDYFTDMTLTLTDARGETLWTQNYGVQGKVLSVEQLDDGGYLIGTVKGAVKTDEEGRLEWAKTDVDRVLRVAATREGAVIVLTEYGNMIKLSAPPRSEKVKSLAFDSDSYSLSIGQTLDTVVTAVYGQGEVHNVSGQVRYSSADPDIVAIDSVGNITGLRHGVTTISAELSGVKTSAEVYVYGSVPIDRLQLDSGEYSLIVGQTLDLAVIYNRGGQHRMTVTRDSVITVSDSTIVAIDPEGNMTGIREGRTSVTATYEGLEAMAVVVVYK